A genomic stretch from Mycobacterium cookii includes:
- a CDS encoding serine hydrolase domain-containing protein, with the protein MAALDALDDWPVPNAAGAVVGRSGVLASHGDTGRPFPLASVTKLLVARAAQIAIEEGAVELDTPAGPPGSTVRHLLAHASGLAMLNGQTLARPGTRRIYSNYGFAVLAETVQQATEIEFGRYLTEAVCEPLGMVATHLEDGAQTAGYGVTSTVGDLAAFAGDLLSPATVSAQMHADAISVQFPGLDGVLPGYGVQRPNDWGLGFEIKNSKTPHWTGAQNSPASFGHFGQSGTLIWADPVAELALVVLTDRDFGDWAVPVWPALADAVLDTYNSH; encoded by the coding sequence GTGGCTGCACTTGACGCGCTCGACGACTGGCCGGTTCCGAACGCGGCCGGCGCGGTGGTCGGCCGATCGGGAGTGCTGGCCAGCCACGGCGACACCGGACGGCCTTTCCCGTTGGCCTCGGTGACCAAGCTGCTGGTGGCCCGTGCCGCGCAGATCGCGATCGAAGAAGGGGCGGTGGAGTTGGACACCCCGGCCGGGCCGCCGGGGTCGACTGTCCGGCATCTGCTCGCCCACGCCTCGGGGTTGGCGATGCTCAATGGTCAGACACTGGCCAGGCCCGGCACTCGCAGGATCTACTCCAACTACGGCTTCGCGGTGCTCGCCGAGACCGTGCAGCAAGCCACCGAGATCGAATTCGGTCGCTACCTGACCGAGGCGGTCTGCGAGCCGCTGGGGATGGTCGCGACCCATTTGGAGGACGGGGCGCAGACCGCCGGTTACGGCGTCACGTCGACGGTCGGCGACCTGGCCGCATTCGCGGGCGACCTGCTGAGCCCGGCGACGGTGTCGGCTCAGATGCACGCCGACGCGATCTCGGTGCAATTTCCCGGTCTCGACGGTGTTCTGCCCGGTTACGGGGTCCAGCGACCCAACGATTGGGGGCTGGGTTTCGAGATCAAGAACTCCAAAACGCCGCACTGGACCGGGGCGCAGAATTCACCGGCCAGCTTCGGTCATTTCGGCCAATCAGGCACCCTGATCTGGGCAGATCCGGTGGCAGAGCTGGCTCTGGTGGTGCTGACCGACCGCGATTTCGGCGATTGGGCGGTGCCGGTGTGGCCCGCTTTGGCGGACGCCGTGCTGGACACTTATAACTCGCACTAG
- a CDS encoding FAD-binding oxidoreductase: MKWNAWGDPDHAKPLSEGIRSLLAQALGVTASPGAELDIGQVRLHPSQLTEVHREALAAIVGPDHCRVADHDRLLRAGGKSTLDLLRRKDSGPQDAPDAVLLPGSDDDVIEILRYCSQHGIAVVPFGGGTSVVGGLDPLRGDFDAVVSLDLRRFDQLLDFDEVSGEAEFGAGVTGPRAEQLLGEHGFSLGHFPQSFEFASLGGYAATRSSGQDSAGYGRFDDMIRGLRAITPAGVLDLGRAPQSAAGPDLRELIVGSEGVFGIITRVRVRVHPLPQATRYEAWSFPDFATGTAALRAITQTGTGPTVVRLSDEAETGVNLATTESIGDNQITGGCLAITVFEGTAAHAESRHAETRAVMQAHGGTSLGEAPAQAWERGRFNAPYLRDALLAEGALCETLETATDWSNVPTLKAAVTEALTSALAESGTPALVLCHISHVYPTGASLYFTVVAGQRGNPVDQWRAAKTAAGNAIVATGATITHHHAVGADHRPWMRDEVGDLGVQVLRAVKATLDPAGILNPGKLIP, encoded by the coding sequence ATGAAGTGGAATGCCTGGGGCGATCCCGACCACGCCAAACCCCTCTCGGAGGGCATCCGATCACTGTTGGCCCAGGCCCTGGGCGTTACGGCGTCACCCGGGGCGGAACTCGACATCGGCCAGGTGCGGTTACATCCATCGCAGCTGACCGAGGTCCACCGCGAGGCATTGGCCGCCATCGTCGGACCCGACCACTGCCGCGTCGCCGACCACGATCGGCTGTTGCGTGCCGGCGGCAAATCCACGCTGGATCTGTTGCGACGCAAAGACTCCGGTCCGCAAGACGCGCCCGACGCGGTGCTGCTGCCCGGCAGTGACGACGACGTCATCGAGATCCTGAGGTATTGCTCGCAGCACGGCATCGCCGTCGTCCCGTTCGGCGGCGGCACCAGCGTGGTGGGCGGGCTGGACCCGCTGCGCGGCGACTTCGACGCGGTGGTGTCGCTGGACCTGCGGCGCTTCGACCAGCTGCTGGACTTCGACGAGGTGTCCGGTGAAGCCGAGTTCGGTGCCGGGGTCACCGGCCCGCGGGCCGAACAACTGCTCGGCGAACACGGCTTCTCGCTCGGGCATTTTCCGCAGAGCTTCGAGTTCGCCAGCCTCGGCGGCTACGCCGCGACCAGGTCGTCGGGCCAGGACTCGGCGGGGTACGGCCGCTTCGACGACATGATCCGCGGACTGCGCGCGATCACGCCCGCCGGCGTATTGGACCTGGGTCGCGCGCCGCAGTCGGCCGCCGGCCCAGATCTGCGGGAGTTGATCGTCGGTTCCGAAGGCGTGTTCGGCATCATCACCCGGGTCCGGGTCCGGGTGCACCCCTTACCGCAGGCCACCCGGTACGAAGCCTGGTCGTTTCCCGACTTTGCGACGGGCACTGCGGCATTGCGCGCCATCACACAGACCGGCACCGGGCCGACCGTGGTCCGACTGTCCGACGAAGCGGAGACCGGCGTCAACCTGGCCACCACCGAGTCGATCGGCGACAACCAGATCACCGGCGGCTGCCTGGCGATCACCGTATTCGAAGGCACGGCCGCCCATGCCGAGAGCAGGCACGCCGAAACCCGAGCGGTGATGCAGGCTCACGGCGGCACATCGCTGGGCGAGGCACCGGCGCAGGCCTGGGAACGTGGCCGGTTCAATGCGCCATACCTGCGCGACGCGCTGCTCGCCGAAGGCGCGCTCTGCGAGACCCTCGAGACGGCCACCGACTGGTCCAACGTCCCTACGCTGAAAGCCGCCGTGACCGAGGCACTGACGAGCGCGCTCGCCGAATCCGGCACGCCGGCGCTGGTGCTGTGCCACATTTCGCATGTGTATCCCACCGGCGCCTCGCTCTACTTCACCGTTGTCGCCGGACAGCGCGGCAACCCGGTCGACCAGTGGCGGGCGGCGAAAACCGCTGCGGGCAATGCGATCGTTGCCACCGGCGCCACGATCACCCATCACCATGCCGTCGGCGCCGATCACCGGCCGTGGATGCGCGACGAGGTCGGCGACTTGGGCGTGCAGGTGCTGCGAGCCGTCAAAGCCACGCTCGACCCCGCCGGAATTCTCAACCCGGGCAAGCTGATCCCGTGA
- a CDS encoding TetR/AcrR family transcriptional regulator — protein MLSISNAAVEDRILAAAASCVVDFGVERVTLAEIARRAGVSRPTVYRRWPDTRSVLAALLTGHITTALSDVPARGKTREALVQRVVAVADRLRDDDLVMAVLRSELALVYIAQRLGSSQQMLIDALAADLRAAQHGGGVRAGDPRQLAAMVLLITQSTIQSGQIVRPILNDDALAAELAYSLNGYLS, from the coding sequence ATGCTGTCAATCAGTAACGCAGCGGTGGAGGATCGCATCTTGGCCGCCGCCGCCAGCTGCGTGGTCGATTTCGGTGTCGAGCGCGTGACGCTCGCTGAGATCGCGCGGCGGGCCGGCGTCAGCCGCCCGACCGTCTACCGCCGCTGGCCGGACACCCGGTCGGTGCTGGCCGCCCTGCTGACCGGGCATATCACCACCGCACTGAGCGACGTGCCCGCTCGCGGGAAAACGCGTGAGGCGTTGGTGCAGCGGGTGGTCGCGGTCGCCGACCGGCTGCGGGACGACGACCTGGTGATGGCCGTGCTGCGCTCCGAACTGGCGCTGGTCTACATCGCCCAGCGGCTCGGCAGCAGCCAGCAGATGCTGATCGACGCGCTCGCCGCGGACCTGCGGGCGGCCCAGCATGGCGGCGGCGTACGGGCCGGTGATCCCCGTCAGCTGGCCGCGATGGTGCTGCTGATCACGCAGTCGACTATTCAGTCCGGCCAGATCGTCCGCCCGATCCTGAACGACGACGCGCTGGCCGCCGAACTTGCCTACTCACTGAACGGATACCTGTCGTGA
- a CDS encoding DUF3145 domain-containing protein yields the protein MRASNQFADVTTGVVYVHASPAAVCPHVEWALSSTLAAKANLKWTPQPAMPGQLRAVTNWVGPVGTGARLANALRSWSVLRFEVTEDPSAGVDGHRFCHTPQLGLWNGPMSANGDVMIGEMRLRSMMAAGADALAAELDSALGTAWDEALEAYRDGGDGAEVSWLNRGVG from the coding sequence ATGCGCGCGTCGAACCAGTTCGCCGACGTGACGACAGGCGTGGTCTACGTCCACGCCTCGCCCGCTGCGGTATGTCCGCATGTCGAGTGGGCGTTGTCGTCGACCCTGGCTGCCAAGGCCAATCTGAAGTGGACGCCGCAGCCGGCCATGCCCGGGCAGCTGCGCGCGGTGACCAACTGGGTCGGGCCGGTAGGTACCGGCGCCCGGTTGGCCAATGCGCTGCGCTCCTGGAGCGTGCTGCGGTTCGAAGTCACTGAGGATCCCAGCGCCGGCGTCGACGGACATCGGTTCTGCCACACGCCGCAGCTGGGCCTGTGGAACGGTCCCATGAGCGCTAATGGCGACGTGATGATCGGCGAGATGCGGCTGCGGTCGATGATGGCCGCCGGTGCCGACGCGCTGGCCGCCGAACTGGACTCGGCGCTCGGCACCGCGTGGGACGAGGCGCTCGAGGCCTATCGCGACGGTGGTGACGGCGCCGAGGTGTCGTGGCTCAACCGAGGCGTCGGCTGA
- a CDS encoding diacylglycerol kinase, with protein sequence MTTTRRQIGRVTVLTNPASGHGNAPHAAEKAITQLQKRGVDVVAIVGSDADHARRLLHAAVNEGTDALVVVGGDGVITDALQALAGADVPLGIIPAGTGNDHAREFGLPTKDPVAAADVVADGWTETIDLGRIRDRNGASKWFGTVAAAGFDSLVTDRANRMRWPRGRMRYNLAMLAELSQLRLLPFRLVLDGREEIDTDLTLAAFGNTRSYGGGMLICPNADHTDGQLDITMVHSASRTRLIRLFPTVYKGNHVTLDEVVTARATTIDVESPGINVYADGDYACALPAQISAVPGALHVLRTRP encoded by the coding sequence GTGACGACCACCCGCCGCCAGATTGGCCGCGTCACGGTGTTGACCAATCCGGCGTCCGGGCACGGCAACGCACCGCACGCCGCGGAAAAAGCGATCACACAACTACAGAAGCGCGGCGTGGACGTCGTCGCCATCGTCGGCAGCGACGCCGACCACGCGCGGCGACTGCTGCACGCCGCTGTGAACGAGGGCACCGACGCGCTGGTCGTCGTCGGCGGCGACGGCGTGATCACCGACGCGCTGCAGGCTCTGGCCGGCGCCGACGTCCCGCTCGGCATCATCCCGGCCGGCACCGGCAACGACCACGCCCGCGAATTCGGCTTGCCGACAAAGGATCCCGTCGCCGCAGCCGACGTCGTGGCAGACGGCTGGACGGAAACGATCGACCTGGGCCGCATTCGCGACCGCAACGGTGCCAGCAAGTGGTTCGGCACCGTCGCGGCAGCGGGATTCGATTCGCTGGTGACCGACCGCGCCAACCGGATGCGTTGGCCGCGTGGCCGGATGCGCTACAACCTCGCCATGCTCGCCGAGTTGTCGCAGCTGCGACTGCTGCCGTTCCGACTGGTGCTCGACGGACGCGAGGAGATCGACACTGACCTGACGCTGGCCGCCTTCGGCAACACCCGCAGCTACGGCGGCGGAATGCTGATCTGCCCCAACGCCGATCACACCGACGGCCAACTCGACATCACCATGGTGCATTCGGCGTCGCGGACCAGGTTGATCCGCCTCTTCCCCACTGTCTACAAAGGCAACCACGTCACCCTCGACGAGGTGGTCACCGCGCGCGCCACGACAATCGACGTGGAATCACCGGGCATCAACGTCTACGCCGACGGCGACTACGCGTGCGCGCTGCCCGCCCAGATCTCTGCCGTACCAGGCGCATTGCACGTGCTGCGAACTCGCCCGTGA
- a CDS encoding DUF732 domain-containing protein, whose amino-acid sequence MTAKWSTFLLPVAALFLAAPASADSTDDAFIAALTKNGIVINDRDAATAMGQSVCDGFDQHQKSSVVAMKLKARSGLSLKQSSYFVGVAISAYCPEYAGHTDASTRWLLPAPPLM is encoded by the coding sequence ATGACCGCCAAGTGGTCAACATTTCTACTGCCGGTCGCAGCGCTGTTTCTCGCGGCTCCTGCTTCAGCAGATTCCACCGACGACGCGTTCATCGCGGCTCTCACGAAGAACGGGATCGTCATCAACGACCGTGATGCCGCGACGGCGATGGGCCAATCAGTCTGCGACGGCTTCGATCAACACCAGAAGTCGAGCGTGGTGGCGATGAAGCTGAAGGCACGCAGCGGTCTGTCGCTGAAGCAATCCAGCTACTTCGTCGGCGTCGCGATCTCGGCGTACTGCCCGGAATACGCCGGGCACACCGACGCTTCGACGCGATGGCTTCTTCCGGCGCCACCGCTGATGTAG